The following are encoded in a window of Fusarium oxysporum f. sp. lycopersici 4287 chromosome 5, whole genome shotgun sequence genomic DNA:
- a CDS encoding NADH dehydrogenase (ubiquinone) Fe-S protein 6 codes for MATSQLRAIGVFARSARLSQRAFTTSARQFEAAVSPKTNETAPAPVNENKPVEINQAPNRVGVWSRSQRPRSQAMTGPRFEQTDFDLQPQPKAAIEMIHKQPVTWTHERIVACNGGGGPEGHPRVFINTDKPEIAVCGYCGLPFAHEHHRTHLESLPETSYPLS; via the exons ATGGCTACGTCTCAATTGAGAGCAATTGGAGTCTTTGCGCGCAGTGCGCGCCTCTCCCAGCGCGCCTTTACCACCTCCGCTCGGCAATTCGAGGCTGCTGTCTCTCCCAAAACTAACGAGACAGCCCCCGCCCCCGTCAACGAGAACAAGCCTGTCGAGATCAACCAAGCTCCCAACCGCGTCGGTGTCTGGTCCCGTAGCCAGAGACCACGTTCTCAGGCCATGACCGGCCCCCGTTTCGAGCAGACCGACTTCGATCTCCAG CCTCAACCCAAGGCCGCCATTGAGATGATTCACAAGCAACCCGTTACATGGACGCACGAGCGCATTGTTGCCTGcaatggtggtggtggtccCGAGGGTCATCCCAgagtcttcatcaacaccgACAAGCCCGAGATTGCTGTTTGTGGCTACTGCGGCCTACCTTTC GCCCATGAACACCACCGCACCCATCTCGAATCCCTCCCAGAGACTTCTTACCCTCTGTCATAA